CCAGGGTGTCCGGCGTCATGCCAGGGATGACCAGCCCCATGCCCTTCTCGATGTAGACGCCTGCCCAGATGAGCAGGCAGCCGGCGTTGAGCCAGACCCAGTTGGTCCGGAGCCTGGGCACCACGAAGATGACGAAGGCGGCCACGCTGGCGAAGAGCGAGAACCAGGCGTACTTGACCAGCGCCGTGTGCGGCCCCAGGCCGAACCAGAGGTACCGGGTGTGCACCAGCTCCTCCTTGGCCGAGTAGAACTCCTTGAAGACCTCGGCGCCCAGCAGGAAGAGGTTGAAGAACATGGCGTAGCTCATGAGCTCCGCCACCTTCCAGATGGCCTCGTCCTTGATGGGGATCTTGGCGGTCTTCCTCAGGATCTGGAAGAGGATGATCATCACGGCCGGGCCCGAGCAGAAGGCCGAGGCGATGAAGCGCGGCGCCAGGATGGAGGCGTTCCAGTAGGGGCGCGCCGCCATGCCGTTGTAGAGGAAGGCCGTCACGGTGTGGGTGCTGATGGAGACCGGGATGGAGATCAGCACCAGCGGCACCAGGATCCGCTTGTCCGGCTCCTTGCCGTTGTAGGCCTGGAACAGGATGTAGAGGACCACCGTGACGTTGAGCACCAGGTAGATGTTGAGCACCAGCGCGTCCCAGGTGAGCAGGGAGCGCGGCCAGTTGGGGGTGCCGAAGCCGGGCGTCATGTGCAGCAGCCGGTCCGGGCGCCCCATGTCCACCATGATGAAGAGCAGGCACATGGCCAGCGCCGAGATGGCCAGCAGCTCGCCGAGGAGCACCACCTCCTTGATGGGCCCCCAGTGGTACACGTAGGCGGGGATGACCAGCAGCACCGCCGCCGCCGCCACGCCCACCAGGAAGGTGAAGTTGCCGATGTAGAAGGCCCAGCTCACCTGGTCGCGGATGTTGGTGGCGATCAGGCCGGTCTGGGCCTGGTGGTAGTAGCCGGTGGCGCCCACCGCGATGGCGCAGCCGAGCGCGGCCAGCCAGATGAAGTAGGCCTTGTTGCCGGTGGCGATCTGCCGGCCGCAGCCCTTGAGGAACTGGAGGATCCCGGTCATCGGTGGCTCCGACTCAGGTGGCGTAGAAGTAGTAGAACTGCGGGTGCGTGGCGAGCTCCTCCTTGAAGACGAAGACGCGCTTGGTCTCCATGACCTTGCGGATCTCGCTCTCGGGATCGAGGAGGTTGCCGAACTTGCGCGCCCCCACCGGGCAGACCTCGACGCAGGCGGTGTAGCGCCCGTTGCGGGCCCGCTGGATGCAGAAGGTGCACTTCTCCACCACGCCCTTGGGGCGGGGCCGGTTGCCCAGGTAGTGCTGGTCGGGGTTGAGCTCCGCGGCCGGCAGGTTGGGGGTGGCGAAGTTGAAGTGGCGGGCGCCGTAGGGGCAGGCGGACATGCAGCAGCGGCAGCCGATGCACCAGTCGTAGTCGATGACCACGATGCCGTCCTGCTCCTTCCAGGTCGCCTGGGTGGGGCAGGCCTTGACGCAGGGCGGGTTGCGGCACTGCTGGCACTGCACCGGGAAGTAGAACTTGCCGGGCTGCGGCACGGTGGCCGGGTCGTAGTAGGTCTCGGCGTGGGCCAGGCTGACGCCGTGCGCCTTGTCCATCTCGAGCACCCGGATCCAGTGGATCTGCGGCGCCTCGCGCGACTGGTTGTTCTCCTTGACGCAGGCGTAGACGCAGCGCCGGCAGCCGACGCAGCGGGAGATGTCGAGGCCGTAGCCGAACTCGACGCCCTGGCGCGGCCCCTCGGCCCGCACCTGGGTGTCCTTGCCCCAGGTCTCCTTGTTGCGCTTCTCCACCTTGGAGAGCACCTTCTTCAGCTGCTCCGGCGAGAGCTCCTTGAAGTGGCTGCGGAGGAAGTCCTCCATGTCGAGGCCGGCGCAGCCGGAGAGGCCGGCCAGGGCGGCGCCGCCGGCGGCGGCCACCTTGAGGAAGGCGCGGCGCCCCTCGTCGTGGCGGACCTCGTCTTCGGCGGGCTGGGCGGGCAGCGTGGGAAGGGCGCTCACTTGCGCATCTCCTCCGGCCGACGGGGCCGGGGCTCGGGCTTGAGGAGCTGCAGGGTCGGCGAGACGACGCGCTTGCCGTCCACCATCCGGTCGTCCACGCCCTTCCACCGCGGCGTGTGCGGGTTGTGGCAGTTGACGCACAGGAAGTAGGTCTTGGCGCCGTCCCACATGCCGGTGCGCTTGCCGTGCACCCCGACCTTCCAGTCGCGGTACTTGTCGCCGTGGCACTGGCCGCAGAGCCGGTAGCTCTCGGTGAAGGGGATGGGCTTGCCCGCCGCGGAGCGCAGCTGATCGCGGTTCTGGGCGTCGTGGCAGTCCAGGCACCAGCGCTCGCCGCCGTGCGCCAGCACCGTGGCCGGCTCACCCTCGCCGTTGTGGAACTGCAGCTCGCGCCGCTCCCCGTTCACCTTGTCCTTGGGGTCGTGGCAGCCCGAGCAGGGGAAGACCCCGTCGCTGAAGGGCGGCGAGTTGGCCTGGATCTGCGGCTCGGGCGGGCGGGCGGGCGGCGGCGCCGCCGGCGTGGGGGCGGGCCCCTGGGTGGCGCCCGCCGGCGCGGCCGCCAGGGCGAGCAGCGCCAGCGCCGCGAGGATGGCCTTCCTCGGTCTCACGTTCAGCCTCCAGTCGGACATGTCCCCTCCCCCTTCGACGTGGGGCGGAGGCTACCAACCGGGGAGGGCCCTTCCCTTGATCTGGATCAGGCCAGGCGGCTCAGGTGCGGAGGCCGGCGAGCTTTTCCTGGCGCCTCCAGGCGCCGTGGGCCCGCCCCCGCGAGGCCAGCCGGTCCAGCAGCAGCCGGGTCTGGCCGTCGATGCGGGCAGGCGGCGCGGCGGCCCACGGGGTGCCCGGCAGGGGCATGAAGGCGTGGGCGTGGATGGTGGCGCCCGCCTCGGCCAGGCGGAGCGCCAGCGCCCGGGTGGCGGCCCGATCGGCCTCCTCCTCCCCCGGCAGGCCGAAGACCAGGTCCACCGCGGGGGCCAGGCCGGCCGCCAGCGCCAGGCGCGCCGCCCGCTCCACCGCGGCGGCGTCGTGGCCCCGCCCCATGGCCTCGAGCAGCCGGTCGGAGCCGGACTGGCCACCCAGGATGACCGCCCGGTTGTCGCAGTAGCGGGTGATGAGGGCCAGCGCCCGCGCCGAGACGTGCTCCGGCCGGAGCTCGGAGGGGAAGGTCCCGAAGAAGACCCGGCCGGCCGGGCCGATGGCCTCCCGGGTGGTGGCCAGCAGCGCCTCCACCGCCTCCAGGTCGGGCGCCTCGCCGGCGGCGCCGTAGGAGAGGGCGCTGGGGGTGAGGAAGCGCACGTCCCGGGCCTCGCGCCGGGCCAGCTCGGCGATGGCGTGGCGCACCGCCGGCAGCGAGCGGTGGCGCCAGCGGGCCTTGAAGAGGAACGGGGTGTGGCAGAAGCGGCAGCCCCAGATGCAGCCGCGGGTCAGCTCCACCGGGCCGAGCCGGCCGGCCCGGCTGGCGAAGGGAGGCACGGCGTCGAGGTCCACCGGCGCGGCGCGGCCGCTGTGGCGCAGCGCCCCCTCCTCGAGCCAGGCCAGCCCGGGGGTGCGGCGCGGGTCCCGCCCCGCGGCCAGCGCCGCCAGCAGCTCCGGCAGGGTCCGCTCCCCCTCCCCGCGCGCCACCAGGTCGAAGCCGGCCCGCAGCGTGCCCTCCGGATCCGCGCTGGGGTGCGGGCCGCCGGCCAGGTGCAGCAGGCCGGGCCCGCAGGCCGCGGCCCGGAAGGCGGCCAGCTCGCGCGTCACCTCCGGCAGGCTGGCGGTCATGAAGGACCAGGCCACCACCGGGCGGCGCCCCGCCCGCAGCGCCAGCCTGGCCGCGGCCACCGCGCCCGGGAGGCCGAAGGCCACCTGGGCCGGCAGGTCCCGGGTGCGTGGGTCCTGCTCGACCGCGCCCAGCAGCACGTTCAGGCCGAAGCGGCCCGTCTTCCGGTAGTGGAGGACGAGGGCGGTCACCCGTGGCCCCTGGTCAGGCGGGGGTGGGATCCGCGCGCCGGCGCGTCACCAGCACCATGGCCACCAGCACCGCCACCCCGACCACCGTCAGCGCCGCATCGGTGAGCAGGGCGCCGCGCGCCTCTGCCAGCCCGAAGGTCTTCTTGCCCCACTCGCCGCCCAGGCCGTTCAGCCAGGTGACGTAGCTGATGGCCAGGTTGGCGGTGGCGTTGAAGAGGGCGTACTTGGTGGCGGTGGCGGCCGAGGCCCCCACCATCTCCAGCACCATGCCGGCCCAGGTGGCGAAGGCCACCCCACCGGCGAACATGTAGGTGAAGGTCCCCCAGGCGTAGGTCCAGGGCGTCAGCGGGGCCGCCGCCATGGCCACCGCGCACAGCGCCGTCAGGCCGCCCGAGGCGGCGTAGGCCACCCGGCGGCTCATGCGGTCGGACAGCACCCCGCCCAGCAGGGCCCCGAGCGCGCTGGCGATGCCGCCCCCCACCCCGTTGACCGCCGCCACCACGTTGGGGCTGGCCTGGTACTCCCCGGCGATGCCGGAGAAGAGGTTGGACATGGCCATGCAGCCCACCGGGGCCAGGCAGATGATCAGGCCGGTGAAGCCGTCGCGGCTCGCCACGGTGCGCCCCAGGTCCCTGGCCATGGCCCACAGGTGGAGCGCGGTGGCCCGCAGCAGGCTGCCGGCCCGCGCCACCGCCGCGTCCACGGTGCGCGGCTCGACGATGCGCAGCCCCAGCGAGGCGCTGGCCAGCGCCACCAGGGCCATCACCAGCGCGGCCACCCGCACCCCGGCGGCCTCCGCCAGCACGATGGCCAGGCCGCCCAGCAGCCCGGTGCTGCCCACGTTGGAGGCCATGGCGAAGCCGCCCACCTTGCCCTTGTCCTCGAAGCGGGTGGTGGAGGCCATCAGGGCGTTGTTGGCGGCGTGCGCGGTGGTGGCCGCCGCCTGCAGGGCGGCCAGCCAGAGGGCGAAGAGCGGCATGTTGGCGAAGGGGTCGGGCACCAGCGCCAGGGCCAGGAAGAGGAGCGCGATGACCCCGCTCATGCCCAGGTACCAGAGGCGCCGCACGCTCCCCAGGTCGAGCACCGGGATCCAGAGGAGCTTGATGGCGTGCGGCAGGTTGGCGGTGGCGGTGACGGTGGCCACCTCGGCCAGCCCGTAGCCGCGCAGCGACATCCAGAGCGGCACCGCGTAGGAGAGGAAGCCCACCGCCGCCCCGAACGGCAGGTCGAGGAAGAGGAAGTACCAGGGCGGCGTCGGGCGGTCGGGCGGGGCGGGCGGCGGCGTCACGGGGGGCGCAGTGTAGCCGGAAACGAGGCGCCCCGGCCTCCCACCAGGGAGCCGGGGCGCGGGGTGCGGCCTGCGGCCGGGCCTAGATCAGGCCGTGGGCCACCATGGCCTTGGCCACCTTGATGAAGCCGGCCACGTTGGCGCCGACCACGTAGTTGCCCTTGGAGCCGAACTCCTCGGCGGTGTCCCAGCAGCTCTGGTGGATGTTCTTCATGATGTTGGCGAGCCGCTTCTCGGTGTACTCGAAGGTCCAGGAGTCGCGGCTGGCGTTCTGCTGCATCTCCAGCGCCGAGGTGGCCACGCCGCCGGCGTTGGCGGCCTTGCCGGGCCCGTAGGCGATCTTGGCGTCCAGGAAGACCTTCACGCCCTCCGGCGTGGTGGGCATGTTGGCCCCCTCGCCCACCGCGATGCAGCCGTTCTTGACGAGCAAGGCGGCGTCCTTGCCGTTGAGCTCGTTCTGGGTGGCGGAGGGCATGGCCACCTGGCAGGGGATCTCCCAGATGTTGCCGCCGGCCACGAACTTCGCGTGCGTGCGGTACTCGACGTAGTCCTTGATGCGGCGCCGCTCGCGCTCCTTGAGCTGCTTGAGCAGCTCGAGGTCGATGCCCTTCTCGTCGTAGATGGTGCCGTTGGAGTCGGAGCAGGCCACCACCTTGCCGCCCAGCTGGTGGATCTTCTCGATGGTGTAGATGGCCACGTTGCCCGAGCCGGAGACCGTGCAGGTCTTGCCGCCGAAGGAGTCCTTGCGGACCTCCAGCATCTCCTTCACGAAGAAGGTGGCGCCGTAGCCGGTGGCCTCGGTGCGCACCAGCGAGCCGCCGTAGTCCAGCCCCTTGCCGGTGAGCACGCCCGCCTCGTAGCGCGAGGTGAGCCGCTTGTACTGGCCGTACATGTAGCCGATCTCGCGGCCGCCCACGCCGATGTCGCCGGCCGGGACGTCGGTGTGCTCCCCGATGTAGCGCCACAGCTCGGTCATGAAGCTCTGGCAGAAGCGCATCACCTCGTTGTCGCTCTTGCCCTTGGGGTCGAAGTCCGAGCCGCCCTTGCCGCCGCCGATGGGCAGGCCGGTCAGCGCGTTCTTGAAGATCTGCTCGAAGCCGAGGAACTTGATGATGCCCAGGTAGACCGAGGGGTGGAACCGCAGGCCACCCTTGTAGGGGCCGAGCGCGCTGTTGTACTGGACGCGGAAGCCGCGGTTGATCTGCACCTCGCCGCGGTCGTCCTGCCAGGGCACGCGGAAGATGATCTGCCGCTCCGGCTCGGCGATGCGCTCGATGATCTTGCGCTCGCGGAACTCCGGGTACTTGGCGAGGACCGGCCCGAGGGTCTCCAGCACCTCGCGAACGGCCTGGTGGAACTCCACCTCGCCGGGGTTGCGCTTCAGCACGTCCTGGTAAACGGTCTCCAGCTTCTCGTCCATCTTGGTGGTCACGTGGTGCCGCTCCTGTTCGGTTGTGGGCGCGATCCCTGCCCGAAGGTCGTGCACTCTGCATGATTTCAGGGCACCATCGCAAGCGACCCCACCGCCGCTTCGACGATCAAGCGCCGGCTTTCACACGCGAACCCGCGCCGCGGGCCCGGGAGCCCCTCCCCGATGACCAGCCCAGCGGCTCCACCCAGCACCGGCCTGCCCGGCCTCGACCAGGTCCTGCAGGGGCTCAGGCCCGGCGACAACGTGGTCTGGCAGGTGGAGGCGGTGGACGACTACCGGCCGCTGGTGGCGCCCTTCGTGGCCCGGGCGGTGGCCGAGGGGCGCCGGGTGGTCTACTTCCGCTTCGCCCGCCACGCCCCGCTGGTGGAGCCCGCCGCGGGCGTCACGGTGCACCAGCTCTCCCCGGCCCTGGGGTTCGAGAGCTTCACCGCCGCCATCCACGCCGCCATCGAGGAGGCCGGGCCCGGCACCTTCCACGTCTTCGACTGCCTCTCCGACCTGGCGGCCGGCTGGTACAGCGACCTGATGCTGGGCAACTTCTTCATGGTCACCTGCCCGTACCTCTACGAGCTGGAGACCGTGACCTACTTCGCCCTGCTGCGCGAGTCGCACTCCAGCGAGGCGGTGGACGCCATCCGCGAGACCACCCAGCTGCTGGTGGACGTCTTCAGGCACCGGCGCGAGACCTACCTGCACCCGCTCAAGGTGGACGGACGCCACTCGCCCACCATGTACCTGCCGCACGCCTGGACCGGCGGCGCCTTCCGCGCCCTCACCGAGAGCGCCGAGCTCTCCGAGGCGCTCTCGGAGGTGGCCGAGCGGCGCGCCGACGCGGTCGGCCGGCCGGACGTGTGGGAGCGGCGGGTGCTGGCGGCGCGCGAGGTGCGCGACGGCGTGCGGGCCGGGCGGCGCCGGCCGGAGGAGGAGCGCGACGCCTTCCAGCAGCTGCTGGGCATGCTGCTGACCCGCGACGAGCGCTTCGCCGCGCTGGCCTCGCAGCACCTGCTGCTCGACGACCTGCTGGCCATCCGCCGCCGCATGGTGGGCACCGGGCTGGTGGGCGGCAAGGCGGCCGGCATGCTGGTGGCGCGCGCCGTGCTGGTCAACGCCGACCCGGCCTGGGCCCGGCTGCTGGAGCCGCACGACTCCTGGTTCATCGGCTCGGACGTCTTCTACACCTACCTGGTGCGGAGCGGCTGCTGGCGGGCCCGCCGCGACCAGCGGCGCAGCGCCTCCTTCCTGGCCGGGGCCGAGGAGGCGCGCCGGCGGGTCCTGGAGGGCCGGTTCCCGGACTTCGTGCTGCGGCAGTTCGTGGCCCTGCTGGAGTACTACGGGCAGTCGCCCATCGTGGTCCGCTCCAGCAGCCTGCTGGAGGACGGCTACGGCAACGCCTTCACCGGCAAGTACGAGAGCGTCTTCTGCGCCAACCAGGGCTCTCCGGCCGAGCGGCTGCGCGACTTCGTGGCGGCGGTCCAGGCGGTCTACGCCAGCGCCATGAGCGAGGAGGCGCTGCGCTACCGCGAGCGGCGCGGCCTGCTGGACCGCGACGAGCAGATGGCGGTGCTGGTGCAGCGGGTCTCCGGCGCGGTGCGCGGCGGCCTGTACTTCCCGCAGGTGGCGGGGGTGGCCCTCTCCTACAACCCCTACGTCTGGAACGTGCGCATCGACCCCCAGGCCGGCGTGGTGCGGCTGGTCTTCGGCCTGGGCACCCGGGCGGTGGACCGGGCCGACGACGACTACACCCGCATCGTGGCCCTCAACGCCCCCACCCTGCGACCCGAGTCCGGCCTCGACGAGCTGACCGAGTACGCCCAGCACCGGGTGGACGTCCTCGACCTCGAGCAGCGCCGGCTGGTCTCGCTGCGCCTCGACGAGGTGCTGGCGCGGGCGCCCGGGCTGCCCATGGCGCTCTTCGGCACGCCGCGCGGCCAGGGCTGGGTCCTCACCTTCGACCAGCTGCTCTGGTCCACCCCGCTGGTGGAGCGGCTCCGCGAGCTGCTGGTCCGGCTGCGCGACGCCTACCGCTGCCCGGTGGACGTGGAGTTCACCGGCAACTTCGTCGGCGAGGGCGAGCTCCGGCTCAACCTGGTGCAGTGCCGCCCGCTGCAGGTGCGCGAGGGCGGCGCCGTGCTGCCGGCCCCCACCGGCCTGGCTGAGCAGGACGTGCTGCTCCGCTCGCGCGGCCCCATGGTGGGCCCGAGCGCCCACACCCCCATCGACCGCGTGGTCTACGTGGACCCGGACGCCTACGCGCAGCTGGGCACCGGCGATCGCCACGAGGTGGGGCGGGTCATCGGCCGGCTCACGGCGCTGGACCGGGCCGGGCTGCTCAAGGTGCTGTTGCTCGGCCCGGGGCGCTGGGGCACCACCACGCCGGCGCTGGGCGTGCCGGTCTCGTTCGCCGAGATCCAGCGCGTCTCGGTGCTCTGCGAGGTGATGCGCCTGGGTGACGTGGTGCCCGACGTCTCGCTCGGCTCCCACTTCTTCAACGACCTGGTGGAGGAGGACATGCTGTACCTGGCCATCTTCCCCACCCTGCCCGGCCACGCCCTGGCCGAGGCCACCCTGCGCGCCGCCCCCAACCGCCTGCCGGCGCTGCTGCCGGACGACGCCCGCCTGGCCGGGGTGGTGCGGGTGGTGGACTTCCCGGCCCACGGCGAGGGGACGCTCTGGCTCAACGCCGACTGCGTCCGGCAGGAGGCGGTCTGCTACCGGGTGCCCGGCTGAGGGTCGAGGTCCCCGCCGAGGTCTGCTAGGCTGGCCCGCCCCCTTCGACGGAGATCCACCACCCGTGTCAGTCCGCCTCGAGAACATCGGCCGCGGCGTCCGCGAGACCCAGTACGCGGTGCGCGGCCCCATCGTGGCTCGCGCCCAGGAGCTGGAGCAGCAGGGCCGCGAGATCATCTGGTGCAACATCGGCAACCCCCAGTCGCTGGGCCAGCGGCCGCTCACCTGGGTCCGCCAGGCCCTGGCCCTGGCCGAGTACCCGGCCCTGGCCGAGCAGGCCGCCTTCCCGTCCGACGTGGTGGAGGTGGCCCGCGAGATCCAGCGGGGCTCGCAGCACGGCCTGGGCGCCTACACCGAGTCGAAGGGCTTCCGCTTCGTGCGCGACGCCGTGGCGGCCTTCATCCAGGCGCGCGACGGCATCCCGGCCGACCCCGAGGCCATCTACCTGACCGACGGCGCCTCCAAGGCCGCCCAGGCGGTCCTCAACCTGCTCATCTCGGGGCCCCAGGATGGCGTGCTCATCCCCATCCCGCAGTACCCGCTCTACTCGGCCACCATCACCCTCTACGGCGGCGCCCAGCTCCCCTACCTGCTCGACGAGGCGCACGACTGGAAGCTGACCCGCGAGGAGCTGGAGCGGTCGGTGGCCGAGGCCCGGCTGCGGGGCATCACCCCGCGGGCCATCGTGGTCATCAACCCGGGCAACCCGACCGGCGCGGTGCTGCGCCAGGCCGAGGTGGAGATGGTGCTCGACTTCGCCCGGGCCCACGACCTGGCGGTGCTGGCCGACGAGGTCTACCAGGAGAACGTCTACCGGCCGGGCGACCGCTTCTTCTCCTTCGCCAGCGCGCTGGAGCGCCAGGGGCTGCGGGACGTCTCGCTCTTCAGCTTCCACTCCACCTCCAAGGGGCTCATGGGCGAGTGCGGCCACCGCGGCGGCTACGTCGAGTGCCGCAACGTGAACCCAGAGGTGATGCACGAGGTCATCAAGCTGCAGTCCGTCTCGCTGTGCGCCAACGCGGCCGGCCAGATCGTCACCTACCTGATGGTGCGCGGCCCGAGGCCGGGGGGGCCCTCGCACGCCCGCTGGGTGGCCGAGAAGCTCGAGACCTTCGACAGCCTGGCCCGCCGCGCCGAGCTGCTGGAGCGCGGCCTCAACGCCGTGCCCGGCATCCAGTGCAACGCCGTGGCCGGCGCCATGTACGCCTTCCCGCGCATCACCCTGCCCCCCGGGGTGACCGATTCGCAGTGGTGCCTGGCGCTGCTGGAGGAGACCGGCATCTGCGTGGTGCCCGGCAGCGGCTTCGGGCAGGCCCCCGGGACCTGGCACTTCCGCACCACCATCCTGCCGCCCATCGAGCAGATCGAGCAGGTGGTGGAGCGCCTGGGCGCCTTCCACCGGAAGTTCACGGGGCGCTGAGCCGCGGGCCTGAACGGAGCGGGGCGGAGGCGCGCTGGCGCCCCCGCCCCGGATTCACCCGGGGGGCCGGAGCCCCCCGTCAGCCCGGCCCGCTACGGGACCGCGTCGAGCAGCGTCTGCCGGCCGGCCTCGAAGGTGGTCGGCACCCAGCCGCCGCCATAGGCGTGCGCCCGCAGGTAGAACTGCGTGGTCGCGGAGCCCGACTGGTGGCAGCTCATGCAGGAGGCCGCGGTGGGCCCCATGAGCACGTCGTCCAGCTGGTTGCCCCACGGCGCGGCGCCGGCGTCGACCGTCAGGGCCACGCCCTTGCTGCCGTCCACCGCCGCCGGCACCCAGCCGTCGGCGTGGCAGGCGCCGCAGTTGTTCAGCGCCTGCGGGTAGTGCACCAGGATGACGTTGTGGACCTGCCACACGCCCACGGTGCTGAGCGCGCCGGTGGTGGTGTTGCAGCTGCCGTCCGCGTTGACCGCGGGGACCCGGTCGGACGTGCCGTTGGCGACGGAGCCGGAGACCGGGTAGTAGGTCACCGGGAGCCCCTCGCTGCCCCGGCAGGTGACGCCGCCGGTGGTCGGCCAGCCCCGGTTCGCCACGGCGTCGTCGACGGCCGCCTGGCTGCCGAACAGGTAGATGCCGCGGGTCCGGTAGATGACGTAGGCCTTCCCGGACTCACCGGCCGAGTGGATGGCGTGGATCATGGTGCGCATGTCGTAGGCCTCGCCGGGCTTGCCGTCGTAGGCCTCGGCGGCGGTGACGCCGAAGCCGACCCGGACGTTGGTCTCGTTGCCGGCCGGGTTGTGGCAGGTGACGCAGAGGTCGACGCTGTCCACCCGGTTGCCGCCGTGCTGGTAGAGCGTGCCCTTGTGGCAGGTCAGGCACTTGGCGGTGTCGATGATGGTGCGGCGCGGCGCACCGGCCGTGGCGGCGCCGTCGGCGGCCGGGACCACGAACGGGTAGGTCGGGCTCTTGGCGCGGGCCTGGATGAACTCGCCGGTGGTGCCGGCGGCCGGGGCGTAGCGCAGCTGCGGCTTGCCCTGCAGCGCCATGGTCCCCTTGGCCCCGGCGGCGACGAAGGTGTCGACCGGGGTGGTGGTGGTGGCCACGTTGGCGGCGCAGGTGGTGTTGGCGCTGGCCAGCGTGGCGCTGGTGGCCGGCTGGCCCGGCGAGACGTTCCCGGGCCGGTTGGCGTTCACCCAGTCGTCGCCCTGGCCGTAGGCCTTGATGAACTGGGCGTTGCTGGCCGACTTGCCGGTGGCGGCGTCGGCGACCACGTCCAGGAAGACCGGCCCGGCGGTGAAGTCGGTGTTGCAGGGGTTGATGGCCGCGCCGTCGTAGCTGGCCGTCCAGGTGACCAGGTAGTTGGCGCCGGCGCGGGAGACGCCGGTGATGGCCAGCGCGAACTTCTCACCCTCGTCGACCGACACGTCGGTGCCGTTCCAGATCAGGCCGTTCCGCTCGGTCTTGAAGCCGTTGTGGAAGTCGTTGGTGGCGTCGATGGCCGGGTTGGCGGCGTGGCAGGTCGCGCAGTCGGTCGCCACCGTGAAGGTGCGGTGGAAGGCCGCCGTGCCGCCGGCGACGGTCTTGGTCCAGCCGTCCCAGCTGTCGTGGCAGGAGAAGCACAGGGCGTAGGAGACCGGGGCCGAGGCCACCGCCGCCAGCCGCGCCGGGCTGTCGTGGCAGGTCGAGCAGTTGTTCATGTAGCCGGGGAAGCCGACCGAGAAGTTGAACTGGTTCCCGTTGGTCCAGGTGAAGGTGTACTGCCCGTCCGGCATGTTGTGGGAGTTGTGGATGCCGTGGACGATGCCCATGAGCCCGCTGCCCGCCCCGGGGAGGCGCGGATCCGCGGAGCCCACCCGGTTGTGGCAGACGATGCAGGCCCCGACGCCCTGGGGGTTGGTCACGTCGTGCGCCGCGCCGCGCCACACGTGGTTGTCGTGGCAGTTGATGCAGGCCTGGTCACCCACCACGTCGTTCGGGCGGGTCCCGAGGTACGCCACGGCCGTGGCGGTGGCGCCGGCCGGGTTCATGGTGCTGAGCATGAAGGCCGTGTCGGCCGCCGGGGGCGCCGTGAACGCCGTGCCGAGGATGGTGGCGGTGTAGTTGCCGTTGCCGCTGTGGACCACGCTCCAGTTGGCCGAGGTGATCTTGGTGCGCACGCCGGCGGGGCCGGAGGCGTTCGGGGCGACCTGCGTGTAGGTGGGCGCCAGGCTGTAGATCCACCAGGCGTCCTCGTTGTGGGCCAGCGAGTCCTGGGCCTTGGCCAGGAAGTCGTAGCGGGGCACGCCGTTCACCTTGACGTTGAAGCGCACGGTGACGTTGTTGCTCACGCTGTCCAGGCTCACGGCGGGCAGCTGCACGCCGCCCACCAGGACCGCGGCGCCGGTCGCGCTCCAGTGCTGCAGCTTGACCTGCACGCCGTTCCGGTCCGGCAGCGCGTGCGTCGCGGGGAGGCCGGCGTCGTGGCAGCCGGCGCAGGTCTCGATCACGGCGACTCCGAGCGGGCCGCTCGGGCCGACCGGTCCCACGGGGCCGGTCGGGCCGACGGGGCCGGTGGGGCCGATGGGGCCGGTCGGGCCGACGGCGCCGGTCTCGCCGGCCGGGCCGGTCGGTCCGGTCGGGCCAGCCGGGCCGGACGGGCCGGACGAACCAGCCGGACCGGTGGCGCCGTTGGCACCGTCGGCGCCGGCCGGGCCGGTGTCGCCGGCGCACGCGGTGAACAGGATCGCGAGCGCCGCACCACACAGCACGGTGAGCCCGTAACGCGCAGAAGTTGACATCCTGGAACCCTCCCCTTGAACCTTCGGACCGGATGGTCAGAAGTGTTGCCTGTGACCCCGGGCAGCGCAGCCGCCTCGGTCCGGCGAATTCTTGGGTCGCACCGAGGGGGAC
This DNA window, taken from Anaeromyxobacter sp., encodes the following:
- a CDS encoding aminotransferase class I/II-fold pyridoxal phosphate-dependent enzyme; this translates as MSVRLENIGRGVRETQYAVRGPIVARAQELEQQGREIIWCNIGNPQSLGQRPLTWVRQALALAEYPALAEQAAFPSDVVEVAREIQRGSQHGLGAYTESKGFRFVRDAVAAFIQARDGIPADPEAIYLTDGASKAAQAVLNLLISGPQDGVLIPIPQYPLYSATITLYGGAQLPYLLDEAHDWKLTREELERSVAEARLRGITPRAIVVINPGNPTGAVLRQAEVEMVLDFARAHDLAVLADEVYQENVYRPGDRFFSFASALERQGLRDVSLFSFHSTSKGLMGECGHRGGYVECRNVNPEVMHEVIKLQSVSLCANAAGQIVTYLMVRGPRPGGPSHARWVAEKLETFDSLARRAELLERGLNAVPGIQCNAVAGAMYAFPRITLPPGVTDSQWCLALLEETGICVVPGSGFGQAPGTWHFRTTILPPIEQIEQVVERLGAFHRKFTGR
- a CDS encoding pyruvate, phosphate dikinase — translated: MTSPAAPPSTGLPGLDQVLQGLRPGDNVVWQVEAVDDYRPLVAPFVARAVAEGRRVVYFRFARHAPLVEPAAGVTVHQLSPALGFESFTAAIHAAIEEAGPGTFHVFDCLSDLAAGWYSDLMLGNFFMVTCPYLYELETVTYFALLRESHSSEAVDAIRETTQLLVDVFRHRRETYLHPLKVDGRHSPTMYLPHAWTGGAFRALTESAELSEALSEVAERRADAVGRPDVWERRVLAAREVRDGVRAGRRRPEEERDAFQQLLGMLLTRDERFAALASQHLLLDDLLAIRRRMVGTGLVGGKAAGMLVARAVLVNADPAWARLLEPHDSWFIGSDVFYTYLVRSGCWRARRDQRRSASFLAGAEEARRRVLEGRFPDFVLRQFVALLEYYGQSPIVVRSSSLLEDGYGNAFTGKYESVFCANQGSPAERLRDFVAAVQAVYASAMSEEALRYRERRGLLDRDEQMAVLVQRVSGAVRGGLYFPQVAGVALSYNPYVWNVRIDPQAGVVRLVFGLGTRAVDRADDDYTRIVALNAPTLRPESGLDELTEYAQHRVDVLDLEQRRLVSLRLDEVLARAPGLPMALFGTPRGQGWVLTFDQLLWSTPLVERLRELLVRLRDAYRCPVDVEFTGNFVGEGELRLNLVQCRPLQVREGGAVLPAPTGLAEQDVLLRSRGPMVGPSAHTPIDRVVYVDPDAYAQLGTGDRHEVGRVIGRLTALDRAGLLKVLLLGPGRWGTTTPALGVPVSFAEIQRVSVLCEVMRLGDVVPDVSLGSHFFNDLVEEDMLYLAIFPTLPGHALAEATLRAAPNRLPALLPDDARLAGVVRVVDFPAHGEGTLWLNADCVRQEAVCYRVPG